From Ischnura elegans chromosome 13 unlocalized genomic scaffold, ioIscEleg1.1 SUPER_13_unloc_1, whole genome shotgun sequence, a single genomic window includes:
- the LOC124172079 gene encoding uncharacterized protein LOC124172079, with protein MEEIITGVENALRKLRKSEADEIREEVSHIIRKARPPRPNLTRAEREAICELRKIDDSLILPADKGNATVIISEEDYRKKVCGLLDDPTYKELNSDPTAKIQRNIKDLMKHSSIP; from the coding sequence ATGGAGGAAATAATCACTGGGGTAGAAAATGCTTTACGCAAGCTAAGGAAATCAGAGGCCGATGAAATCAGGGAAGAAGTCAGCCATATCATCAGGAAAGCGAGGCCTCCAAGACCCAATTTGACCAGGGCAGAGAGAGAGGCCATCTGTGAACTCAGGAAAATCGATGATTCACTGATATTGCCAGCTGACAAAGGGAACGCAACTGTGATCATCTCTGAAGAGGACTACCGAAAGAAGGTTTGCGGTTTGCTAGACGACCCCACCTACAAAGAACTTAACTCAGATCCTACGGCAAAAATCCAGAGGAACATCAAGGACCTCATGAAGCATTCGTCAATACCCTAA